One part of the Thermoanaerobacterium sp. CMT5567-10 genome encodes these proteins:
- a CDS encoding energy-coupling factor ABC transporter ATP-binding protein, whose protein sequence is MKDQFILEALEVTFEYSDGTKALDGVNMLIEKGKKTAVLGPNGAGKTTLFLHFNGILKPKSGKILYNREEIKYNRSELTKLRKNVGIVFQNPDIQLFSASVYQEISFGPMNLDIPENIVKEKVEKVMKKMKIIDVKDKPTHFLSYGQKKSVSIADIIVMEPEVIILDEPTVYLDPNHVQEIMSVFDKLIEEGKTIILSTHDVDFAYSWADYIYVMKNGKVVAKGEPEVIFTNVEELDWSDLRKPILLEIYEILKEKGIIDENSIPKNIEELKKYIK, encoded by the coding sequence ATGAAAGATCAATTTATATTAGAAGCGTTAGAAGTTACTTTTGAATATAGCGATGGTACAAAAGCTTTAGATGGCGTAAATATGTTGATAGAAAAGGGTAAAAAGACAGCAGTTTTGGGACCAAACGGTGCAGGTAAAACGACATTGTTTTTGCACTTCAATGGAATTTTAAAACCTAAATCAGGGAAAATATTGTATAACAGGGAAGAAATAAAATACAATCGTTCTGAACTCACAAAACTCAGGAAGAATGTGGGTATTGTTTTTCAAAATCCTGATATACAGCTTTTTTCTGCCAGTGTGTACCAAGAGATTTCTTTCGGTCCCATGAATTTAGATATTCCAGAAAACATAGTGAAAGAAAAAGTGGAAAAAGTAATGAAAAAAATGAAAATTATCGATGTGAAAGACAAGCCCACCCATTTTTTAAGCTATGGGCAGAAAAAAAGTGTCTCAATAGCTGATATCATAGTTATGGAACCTGAAGTTATAATACTGGATGAGCCAACGGTTTATTTAGACCCTAATCATGTACAGGAGATTATGAGTGTGTTTGACAAATTGATTGAAGAGGGGAAGACGATCATTTTATCAACTCATGATGTGGATTTTGCTTATTCATGGGCTGACTATATATATGTCATGAAGAATGGAAAAGTTGTTGCAAAAGGTGAACCTGAAGTTATTTTTACTAACGTAGAAGAACTTGATTGGAGTGATTTAAGAAAGCCTATACTTCTGGAAATATATGAAATTTTAAAAGAAAAGGGAATCATAGATGAAAATAGTATACCAAAAAATATAGAAGAATTAAAGAAATATATAAAATAG
- a CDS encoding sigma 54-interacting transcriptional regulator — MKRIDKIEKYLKEMKWTIDELRDRQGLSTDEIARNLHLVRTNVSKELNELVRRNKVIKIKKRPVLYIHRDMIEKLLKDKISEEIIEVDDIKQLIKEEKEQKIEMSPFDCLIGSETSLKNQIEQAKAAILYPPNGLHSLIIGQTGVGKTLFANIMFEYGKKIKRFDDNAPFVAFNCADYYNNPQLLISQIFGHVKGAFTGADTDKDGLVEKANGGILFLDEIHRLPPEGQEMIFYFMDTGTYNKLGETERKRKANVLIIGATNEDINSHLLKTFMRRIPIIINIPSFEDRPCSDKVEMVRYLLSKEARRVNKKISITEDVVKALIGSVTYGNIGQLKSNIQLICARGFLNFMDKESIDIDFKMLPSSIKEGLLNFRNKRKDIEEISDLVNGKLIVTPHDDRILISLNQDLSEPPFNLYKIIEDKISILKSEGMDEQSIKEFIATDIKIHLKGFYKKFEDTKNKKEKLLSVVDENILDFASEIKKFAENKLKRKYSDRFIYALGLHLSALFKRIKNNMVIQSFDVKDFLKYKQEEIETAFEIKSLIEKKYNIIVPDAEVEYITILLVNIEEEKDAHVGIIVAAHGDSTASSMVNVATSLLGDLMGEKKVEAVDMPLNISPNEILKTIIEKVKKINSGKGVLLLVDMGSLCNFDTVITEQTGIKVKILDMVSTPTLIEAIRKSYAYDLDLDSIYESLKDFRGYATEVKNNNSNKEKAIITICSSGQGTAIKLKELVNDIVTNITDEKINIIPVGIKNMKNDLSEIKDKYNIIASIGMKDPNLPVPFISLERLIEDDGEELLRKIVSNHSIKIVKKDQDIAVRNLCMDSLNQFLTFLNPEKIINLLIRFCNRLEIELNKQFSNTMKIKLIIHTGCALERIIINDSIKYKDSVLNLNKDIIEKVRNCSKIFSDALNINLIDDEIYLIAEMLCEQQY, encoded by the coding sequence ATGAAAAGAATTGATAAAATAGAAAAATATTTAAAAGAAATGAAATGGACAATTGATGAATTAAGAGACCGACAGGGTTTGAGTACAGATGAAATAGCCCGAAATTTACATCTAGTTCGAACAAATGTTAGTAAAGAATTAAATGAACTTGTTAGAAGGAACAAGGTTATAAAAATAAAAAAAAGACCTGTTCTTTATATTCATAGAGACATGATAGAGAAATTATTAAAAGATAAGATATCCGAAGAAATAATTGAAGTAGATGACATTAAGCAGCTTATAAAAGAAGAAAAAGAACAAAAGATTGAGATGTCGCCGTTTGATTGTCTAATTGGCAGTGAAACCAGTTTAAAAAACCAAATAGAACAAGCAAAGGCTGCTATTTTATACCCACCTAATGGACTTCATTCTTTAATTATAGGTCAGACAGGCGTAGGAAAAACATTATTTGCAAATATTATGTTTGAATACGGTAAAAAAATTAAGAGATTTGATGATAATGCACCATTTGTAGCATTTAATTGTGCTGATTATTATAATAATCCACAGTTACTTATATCTCAGATATTTGGACATGTCAAAGGAGCCTTTACTGGAGCAGATACTGACAAAGATGGGCTTGTAGAAAAAGCAAATGGAGGAATTTTATTTCTTGATGAAATACATAGATTGCCACCAGAAGGGCAAGAAATGATATTTTATTTTATGGATACAGGAACATATAATAAGTTGGGAGAGACGGAAAGAAAAAGAAAGGCAAATGTATTAATAATAGGTGCTACAAATGAAGACATAAATTCACATTTACTTAAAACATTTATGAGGAGAATTCCAATTATAATTAATATACCATCTTTTGAAGATAGGCCATGCAGTGATAAAGTTGAAATGGTTAGATATCTTCTTTCTAAAGAAGCTCGCAGGGTGAATAAAAAAATAAGTATTACTGAAGATGTTGTGAAAGCACTTATCGGCAGTGTAACTTATGGTAATATAGGACAGCTTAAATCAAACATACAGCTTATATGTGCAAGAGGATTTTTAAATTTTATGGATAAAGAGAGCATAGACATTGACTTTAAAATGCTTCCATCTAGTATTAAAGAAGGTCTTCTAAACTTTAGAAATAAAAGAAAAGATATAGAAGAAATAAGTGATTTGGTAAACGGAAAATTGATTGTCACACCACATGATGACCGTATATTAATTAGTTTAAATCAGGATTTATCAGAACCACCGTTTAATTTATATAAAATTATTGAAGATAAGATAAGTATTTTAAAAAGTGAAGGTATGGATGAACAAAGCATAAAAGAATTTATTGCTACTGACATAAAAATTCATTTAAAGGGATTTTATAAAAAATTTGAGGATACTAAAAATAAAAAAGAAAAATTGTTATCAGTGGTTGATGAAAATATTTTGGATTTTGCTAGTGAAATAAAAAAATTTGCTGAAAATAAATTAAAGAGAAAATACAGTGATAGATTTATATACGCATTAGGTCTTCATTTAAGTGCTTTGTTTAAAAGAATAAAAAATAATATGGTTATACAGTCATTTGATGTAAAAGATTTTCTTAAGTATAAACAGGAAGAAATTGAGACTGCCTTTGAGATAAAAAGTTTAATCGAGAAAAAGTACAATATAATTGTTCCTGATGCAGAAGTTGAGTATATTACCATTTTATTGGTAAATATCGAAGAAGAGAAAGATGCACATGTTGGAATAATAGTTGCTGCTCATGGGGATAGTACAGCAAGTAGTATGGTAAATGTTGCAACAAGTTTGTTGGGGGATCTAATGGGAGAAAAAAAGGTAGAAGCAGTTGATATGCCACTTAATATTAGCCCTAATGAAATATTAAAAACTATTATTGAAAAAGTAAAAAAAATAAATTCTGGTAAGGGAGTTTTGTTGCTTGTTGATATGGGTTCTCTTTGCAATTTTGATACAGTTATAACTGAACAAACAGGCATAAAAGTAAAAATTTTAGATATGGTATCAACACCTACATTAATTGAGGCAATAAGAAAGTCATATGCATACGATTTAGATTTAGATAGTATTTACGAATCTCTAAAAGATTTTAGAGGATATGCAACAGAAGTTAAAAACAACAATAGCAATAAGGAAAAAGCTATAATAACGATTTGTTCTAGTGGTCAAGGAACAGCTATTAAATTAAAAGAACTTGTAAATGATATAGTTACTAATATAACCGACGAAAAAATTAATATTATTCCTGTTGGTATTAAAAATATGAAAAATGATTTATCAGAGATTAAAGATAAATATAATATAATTGCTTCCATAGGAATGAAAGATCCAAATCTGCCAGTACCATTTATATCTTTAGAAAGACTAATTGAAGATGATGGTGAAGAATTATTAAGAAAAATTGTATCTAATCATAGCATCAAAATTGTAAAGAAAGATCAAGACATAGCAGTTAGAAATCTTTGCATGGATAGTTTAAATCAATTTTTAACATTTTTAAATCCAGAGAAGATTATAAATTTGTTAATAAGATTTTGTAATAGATTGGAAATAGAGTTAAATAAACAATTTAGCAATACAATGAAGATAAAACTAATTATTCATACTGGCTGTGCTTTAGAACGAATAATTATAAATGATAGTATTAAATATAAAGATAGTGTATTGAATTTAAATAAAGATATAATAGAAAAAGTTAGAAATTGCAGTAAAATATTCTCAGACGCACTGAATATAAATTTAATAGATGATGAAATTTATTTAATTGCTGAAATGTTGTGTGAGCAACAGTATTAA
- a CDS encoding PTS sugar transporter subunit IIA, translating into MIALIIGTHGKFSEELIKSSELIYGKQTNVASITFEAGESIENLISKYKKVLKELNTTDGALFLVDLFGGSPYNAAIVLANENEKMDVITGVNLPMLIEAYARRSSETLDDLVEHLKEASKLGIRNFKESKNYCEEEL; encoded by the coding sequence TTGATAGCACTAATAATCGGAACACATGGGAAATTTTCAGAAGAATTAATTAAATCATCAGAGCTTATTTATGGCAAACAAACGAATGTTGCAAGCATAACTTTTGAGGCAGGTGAAAGTATTGAAAATTTGATATCTAAATATAAAAAAGTATTAAAAGAATTGAATACAACAGATGGTGCATTGTTTTTAGTTGACTTGTTTGGAGGAAGTCCATATAATGCTGCTATTGTTTTAGCAAATGAAAACGAAAAGATGGATGTAATTACAGGAGTTAATTTACCTATGTTGATTGAGGCATATGCTAGGAGATCGTCAGAGACTTTAGATGACTTGGTGGAACACCTGAAAGAAGCTTCAAAGCTTGGAATTAGAAATTTTAAAGAAAGTAAAAATTATTGTGAGGAGGAATTATGA
- a CDS encoding mannose/fructose/sorbose PTS transporter subunit IIB, translating to MEIVLARIDDRLIHGQVATLWAKETKCNRIIVCNDEVANDQLRKTLLIQVAPPGVKANVLTIEKAIEVYKNPKYNSFKALLLFTNPTDVLKMVEGGVDIKSVNIGGMSFKDGKKMITNAVSVDEKDIEAFKKLHEMGIELEIRKVSSDPKIDLMSKI from the coding sequence ATGGAAATAGTTCTAGCAAGAATAGATGATAGATTAATACATGGGCAAGTAGCAACATTATGGGCTAAGGAAACAAAATGTAATAGAATTATAGTTTGTAATGATGAAGTTGCAAATGACCAGTTAAGGAAAACACTATTAATTCAAGTTGCACCACCTGGAGTTAAAGCAAATGTTTTAACGATTGAGAAAGCTATTGAAGTATATAAAAATCCTAAATACAATAGCTTTAAAGCTCTCCTTTTGTTTACAAACCCGACAGATGTATTAAAAATGGTAGAAGGGGGTGTAGATATAAAATCTGTAAACATAGGAGGTATGTCATTTAAGGATGGCAAGAAAATGATTACTAATGCGGTATCTGTTGATGAAAAAGATATTGAGGCTTTTAAAAAGTTACATGAAATGGGGATAGAACTTGAAATAAGAAAAGTTTCATCAGATCCCAAAATTGACTTAATGTCAAAAATATAA
- a CDS encoding PTS mannose/fructose/sorbose transporter subunit IIC, which translates to MSTIQLILVILVAAIAGIGSVLDEFQTHRPLVASTLIGIILGDVKTGIILGGTLEMIALGWMNIGAAMAPDAALASAISTILVIAGHQSIGAGIAIAVPIAAAGQVLTILARTITVFFQHRADIYAEKGDLSGIDRNHLISLLIQAARVAIPVALVASVAGTSGVNAMLNSIPEVVTRGLQIAGGFIVVVGYAMVINMMEARYLMPFFFLGFVIAAFTSFNLVALGIIGLVAAIVYVQLNPKYQQIASDDLDEL; encoded by the coding sequence ATGAGTACGATACAATTAATACTGGTGATTTTGGTTGCTGCAATTGCTGGAATTGGTAGTGTACTTGATGAATTTCAGACTCATCGCCCACTTGTTGCATCAACACTTATAGGTATTATCTTGGGTGATGTTAAAACGGGAATCATTCTTGGAGGTACACTTGAAATGATTGCGCTTGGATGGATGAATATAGGTGCTGCGATGGCTCCTGATGCAGCGCTTGCAAGTGCTATCTCAACTATCTTAGTAATTGCAGGACATCAATCAATTGGAGCTGGTATTGCGATAGCAGTTCCAATTGCGGCGGCTGGACAAGTTTTAACAATATTAGCAAGAACAATAACTGTATTTTTCCAACATAGGGCTGACATATATGCAGAAAAAGGAGATCTAAGTGGAATAGACAGAAACCATCTTATTAGTTTATTGATACAGGCGGCTCGCGTGGCAATACCTGTAGCATTAGTAGCTTCGGTTGCTGGTACCAGTGGAGTTAATGCAATGTTAAATTCTATACCAGAAGTAGTAACGAGGGGATTACAGATTGCAGGAGGATTTATCGTTGTAGTAGGTTATGCAATGGTTATAAATATGATGGAAGCTAGATATCTGATGCCATTCTTTTTCTTAGGTTTTGTTATAGCAGCATTTACAAGCTTTAACTTGGTAGCATTGGGAATAATTGGTCTAGTAGCAGCAATTGTATATGTACAATTAAATCCAAAATATCAACAAATTGCAAGTGATGATTTAGATGAACTATAA
- the manZ gene encoding PTS mannose transporter subunit IID, whose product MEEAKKKLTKKDLISMFIRSNFHQGSWNFERMQALGFCFEMVPIIRRLYSGEERKQAIKRHLEFFNTHPYVTAPILGVTAAMEEEKANGAPIEDSTINGLKVGLMGPLAGVGDPIFWGTIRPVFAALGATIAMTGNILGPILFFVLFNAVRLAVRWYGIMYGYKQGANIIADMRGNRLQKLTEGAAILGLFVMGALVSKWTTINVPVVVSKVVTNGKTVTTTVQDILDQLLPGLLPLLLTFATMSLLKKKVNAIWIIFGFFAIGILGYALGILK is encoded by the coding sequence ATGGAAGAAGCCAAAAAGAAATTAACTAAAAAAGACCTAATAAGTATGTTTATACGTTCTAATTTTCATCAAGGCTCCTGGAACTTTGAGAGAATGCAAGCATTAGGATTTTGTTTTGAGATGGTACCTATCATAAGAAGACTTTATAGTGGTGAAGAAAGAAAACAAGCAATTAAAAGGCATCTCGAATTTTTTAATACACATCCATATGTTACTGCACCTATATTAGGTGTAACAGCCGCAATGGAAGAAGAAAAAGCTAATGGTGCACCAATAGAAGATTCTACGATAAATGGTTTAAAAGTTGGTCTTATGGGTCCATTAGCTGGTGTAGGTGATCCTATATTTTGGGGAACAATAAGACCTGTATTTGCAGCACTAGGTGCTACTATAGCTATGACAGGTAATATACTTGGACCTATACTTTTCTTTGTCTTATTTAATGCTGTTAGACTTGCAGTAAGATGGTATGGTATAATGTATGGATATAAGCAAGGTGCTAATATAATAGCAGATATGCGTGGCAATAGATTACAGAAATTAACAGAAGGTGCAGCAATACTTGGATTATTTGTAATGGGTGCATTAGTTTCAAAATGGACCACGATAAATGTACCTGTAGTGGTTTCAAAAGTAGTTACTAACGGAAAGACTGTTACAACAACTGTACAAGACATATTAGATCAATTATTACCAGGACTTTTACCATTGTTGCTAACGTTTGCGACAATGTCACTATTAAAAAAGAAAGTCAATGCCATATGGATTATATTTGGATTTTTTGCAATAGGAATTTTAGGCTATGCTTTAGGGATACTTAAATAG
- a CDS encoding PfkB family carbohydrate kinase, with translation MFFPLKYVDIAKLSLEELHFLIGESNIQIASDILYNMGIKLVLVTLGQDGCYYKHSSGSGHIPAYRVNVVDTTGAGDA, from the coding sequence ATGTTTTTCCCATTAAAGTATGTAGATATAGCAAAGCTGTCTTTAGAAGAATTGCATTTCTTAATTGGTGAATCGAATATTCAAATAGCTAGCGATATATTATACAATATGGGAATCAAGCTTGTATTGGTGACATTAGGTCAAGACGGTTGCTATTACAAACATTCATCAGGTTCTGGACACATACCTGCATATCGTGTCAATGTGGTAGACACAACAGGAGCAGGCGATGCTTAA
- a CDS encoding glycerol dehydrogenase — protein MTKAIIGPAKYIQGNGELRRISEHTKSLGKNFLVIASSNGIIRTKSIIEESFSNTEISLCFESFGGECSEEEIERLRNFVKKTNSDVIVGIGGGKIFDTVKAVAYYENIPVVIVPTIASTDAPCSALSVIYTSEGIFSKYLLLPKNPDLVLVDTKIIASAPARLLVAGMGDALATYFEARACLRSNASTMAGAKSTKAAMALAKLCYDTLLEDGLKAKLAVENKTVTKAVENIVEANTYLSGIGFESGGLAAAHAIHNGFTVIEECHQLYHGEKVAFGTLVQLVLENSPLEEIEEVVEFCMSVGLPVTLEDIGIKEINYEKIKKVAEASCGPDETIHNMPFKVVAADVYAAILSADAIGKMYKNKK, from the coding sequence ATGACAAAAGCTATAATAGGCCCTGCGAAATATATACAAGGCAATGGAGAACTTAGAAGAATTAGCGAACATACAAAATCTTTAGGGAAAAATTTTCTTGTTATTGCTAGTAGTAATGGTATTATCAGAACAAAATCTATAATTGAAGAAAGCTTCTCAAACACAGAGATTTCCCTTTGTTTTGAATCATTTGGCGGAGAATGTTCTGAAGAAGAAATCGAAAGACTTAGAAATTTTGTTAAGAAAACAAACTCTGATGTCATAGTTGGCATTGGCGGTGGAAAAATATTTGATACTGTAAAAGCAGTTGCTTATTACGAAAATATTCCGGTAGTTATAGTTCCTACTATAGCTTCAACAGATGCCCCTTGCAGTGCATTATCTGTAATTTACACAAGTGAGGGAATCTTTAGTAAGTATCTTTTGCTTCCTAAAAATCCTGATTTAGTGCTTGTAGATACTAAAATTATAGCTAGTGCCCCTGCAAGACTTCTTGTTGCTGGAATGGGTGACGCTCTAGCTACTTATTTTGAAGCAAGAGCATGTCTACGTTCTAATGCATCTACGATGGCTGGAGCAAAATCTACAAAAGCTGCAATGGCACTGGCCAAACTTTGCTATGATACTTTACTTGAAGATGGATTAAAAGCAAAACTTGCTGTTGAAAATAAAACTGTCACAAAAGCTGTTGAAAACATAGTAGAAGCTAATACATATTTAAGTGGAATAGGTTTTGAAAGTGGTGGACTTGCTGCTGCTCATGCCATACACAATGGATTTACTGTTATTGAAGAGTGTCACCAATTATATCACGGTGAAAAAGTAGCTTTTGGAACATTGGTACAGTTGGTACTTGAAAATAGTCCTTTAGAGGAGATTGAGGAAGTAGTAGAGTTTTGCATGAGTGTTGGACTCCCTGTTACGTTAGAAGATATTGGAATTAAAGAAATAAATTATGAAAAGATTAAAAAAGTTGCAGAAGCTTCCTGTGGGCCTGATGAAACTATTCACAATATGCCATTTAAAGTTGTTGCCGCAGATGTTTATGCTGCTATACTTTCTGCTGATGCAATAGGAAAAATGTACAAAAATAAAAAATAA
- a CDS encoding ammonium transporter: protein MTKKILIPTIIVLSMLIPNIAFAATGKIDTGDTAFILFSAALVMIMTPGLAFFYGGMVNGKNVISIMMQSFTIIALISVQWVLFGFSLSFSGDTYHLIGNLHWAGLNNIGLGPDGTYSSTIPLLAFMVYQLMFAIITPALITGAFAERMKFSAFIVFTLLWTTLVYDPLAHWVWGNGGWLKNLGALDFAGGTVVHISSGVSGLVAALILGKRKNAKMVPHHMPMVLMGAAFLWFGWFGFNAGSALSVNGIAVNAFVVTNTAAAAASIGWVLTEWKVSGKPTLLGAVSGAVAGLVAITPASGYVTPVSAIVIGVISGIICFISVNYIKHKFGYDDSLDAFGIHGVGGTWGALATGLFATKAINPAGANGLFYGNPNQLLIQFLSVAATYIFAGLMSFIILKAISLFMELRVTKEEEELGLDIVEHGEEAYNIGFKAIDFNQ from the coding sequence ATGACAAAAAAAATACTTATTCCAACAATTATTGTACTATCAATGTTGATACCAAATATAGCTTTTGCTGCTACAGGAAAGATTGATACAGGTGATACGGCATTTATATTGTTTTCTGCAGCTTTAGTCATGATTATGACACCAGGGTTGGCGTTTTTCTATGGTGGTATGGTTAATGGAAAAAACGTGATAAGCATAATGATGCAAAGTTTTACTATTATTGCACTTATTTCTGTACAATGGGTATTATTTGGATTTTCATTATCATTCAGTGGTGATACATACCACTTGATAGGCAATTTACATTGGGCAGGACTAAATAACATCGGTCTTGGACCTGATGGCACTTATTCATCTACGATACCACTTCTGGCGTTTATGGTGTATCAGTTGATGTTTGCCATAATAACACCTGCTTTGATAACTGGTGCGTTTGCTGAAAGAATGAAATTTTCAGCATTTATAGTATTTACACTCCTTTGGACAACGTTAGTATATGATCCACTTGCACATTGGGTATGGGGAAATGGCGGATGGCTTAAAAACTTAGGTGCATTGGACTTTGCAGGCGGTACAGTTGTTCACATAAGTTCTGGCGTATCAGGTCTTGTAGCAGCTTTAATTCTTGGTAAGAGAAAGAATGCAAAGATGGTACCGCATCACATGCCGATGGTTTTGATGGGAGCAGCATTCTTGTGGTTTGGTTGGTTTGGATTTAATGCAGGAAGTGCTTTATCTGTAAATGGCATTGCAGTTAATGCATTTGTTGTGACAAATACGGCTGCCGCTGCTGCATCCATAGGATGGGTATTAACTGAATGGAAAGTAAGCGGTAAGCCGACACTACTAGGTGCTGTAAGTGGCGCTGTAGCAGGACTTGTTGCAATTACACCAGCGTCAGGATATGTTACACCTGTTTCAGCGATTGTAATAGGTGTTATATCAGGTATAATATGCTTCATATCTGTCAATTACATTAAGCACAAGTTTGGATATGATGATTCACTTGACGCATTTGGAATACACGGCGTTGGAGGTACATGGGGTGCACTGGCGACAGGACTATTTGCAACTAAGGCTATAAATCCTGCAGGTGCAAATGGCTTATTTTACGGCAATCCAAATCAATTGCTGATTCAATTTTTAAGTGTTGCTGCAACGTATATTTTTGCAGGATTGATGTCATTCATCATACTTAAAGCAATAAGCTTATTTATGGAGCTTAGAGTAACTAAAGAAGAAGAGGAATTAGGACTTGATATAGTTGAACACGGCGAAGAAGCGTATAACATAGGCTTTAAAGCTATTGACTTTAATCAATAA